The following proteins are co-located in the Macaca nemestrina isolate mMacNem1 chromosome Y, mMacNem.hap1, whole genome shotgun sequence genome:
- the LOC139360948 gene encoding large ribosomal subunit protein uL16-like isoform X1, producing MGRCPTHCCQYCKNKLNPKSGFCPGVPDAKIRIFDLGQKKAKVDEFPLCGYMVSDKYEQLSSEALEAARICANKYMVKSCGKDGFHIRVLLHPFYVTHINKMLMTPSTCAGTDRLQTGMRGAFGEPQGTVARVHIGQVIMFIRTKLQNKEHVIEALRRAKFKFPGPQKIHISKKWGFTKFNADEFEDMVAEKQLIADGCGVKCIPSHGSLDKWWALHS from the exons ATGGGCCGCTGCCCCACCCATTGTTGCCAGTATTGTAAGAACAAGCTGAACCCAAAGTCTGGCTTCTGCCCAGGTGTTCCTGATGCTAAGATTCGCATCTTCGACCTGGGGCAGAAGAAGGCAAAAGTGGATGAGTTTCCGCTCTGTGGCTACATGGTGTCAGATAAATATGAGCAGCTATCCTCTGAAGCCCTGGAGGCTGCCCGAATTTGTGCCAATAAGTACATGGTAAAAAGTTGTGGCAAGGATGGCTTCCATATCCGGGTGCTGCTCCACCCCTTCTATGTCACCCACATCAACAAGATGTTGATGACCCCTTCCAC ATGTGCTGGCACTGACAGGCTCCAAACAGGCATGCGAGGTGCTTTTGGAGAGCCCCAGGGCACTGTGGCCAGGGTTCACATTGGCCAAGTTATCATGTTCATCCGCACCAAGCTGCAGAACAAGGAGCATGTGATTGAGGCTCTGCGCAGGGCCAAGTTCAAGTTTCCTGGCCCCCAGAAGATCCACATCTCAAAGAAGTGGGGCTTCACCAAGTTCAATGCTGATGAATTTGAAGACATGGTGGCTGAAAAGCAGCTCATCGCAGATGGCTGTGGGGTCAAGTGCATCCCCAGTCATGGTTCTCTGGACAAATGGTGGGCCCTACACTCATGA
- the LOC139360948 gene encoding large ribosomal subunit protein uL16-like isoform X2 yields MGRCPTHCCQYCKNKLNPKSGFCPGVPDAKIRIFDLGQKKAKVDEFPLCGYMVSDKYEQLSSEALEAARICANKYMVKSCGKDGFHIRVLLHPFYVTHINKMLMTPSTHARCFWRAPGHCGQGSHWPSYHVHPHQAAEQGACD; encoded by the exons ATGGGCCGCTGCCCCACCCATTGTTGCCAGTATTGTAAGAACAAGCTGAACCCAAAGTCTGGCTTCTGCCCAGGTGTTCCTGATGCTAAGATTCGCATCTTCGACCTGGGGCAGAAGAAGGCAAAAGTGGATGAGTTTCCGCTCTGTGGCTACATGGTGTCAGATAAATATGAGCAGCTATCCTCTGAAGCCCTGGAGGCTGCCCGAATTTGTGCCAATAAGTACATGGTAAAAAGTTGTGGCAAGGATGGCTTCCATATCCGGGTGCTGCTCCACCCCTTCTATGTCACCCACATCAACAAGATGTTGATGACCCCTTCCAC GCATGCGAGGTGCTTTTGGAGAGCCCCAGGGCACTGTGGCCAGGGTTCACATTGGCCAAGTTATCATGTTCATCCGCACCAAGCTGCAGAACAAGGAGCATGTGATTGA